From the Butyrivibrio fibrisolvens genome, one window contains:
- a CDS encoding IS110 family transposase, whose protein sequence is MNSTQNKKIRQVTEKTMIVGIDVGSVKHYFRAFDWRGIELTRRPIPFTNSMEGFNAFHDVVNDLMDKNNLEITLVGLEPTGHYWFNLGQYMNGKNIKFVMVNPHHVHKSKELDDNSPSKNDCKDPKVIANLVRDGRYFYTYMPSGIYAELRNASNRRFTLVEEQIRCKNRIHKWISVYFPEYKGIYTHIDAKGGILLLKNAPTPEDIIEIGVEGIIKIWKDAKLRGNGHKKAITIFNRALNSIGFKEGLTEARIEIKDLIEDYETQTKRLEQINDLIKNLTLQIKHVDKLLEIKGVGIITVAGFIAEVGDITRFDNSKELQKLAGLELVEDSSGKHNGKTKISKRGRKRLRYLLIQAAISVIGKNAEFKQIHNYYTTRNDNPLKKMQSVTAVACKLIRVFHVVLVKGVSYDASKMLEDIKYPGGAKLIAA, encoded by the coding sequence ATGAATTCTACACAAAACAAAAAGATTAGACAAGTGACAGAAAAGACAATGATTGTCGGTATTGATGTTGGAAGCGTTAAGCACTATTTCAGGGCTTTTGATTGGAGAGGAATCGAACTCACCAGAAGACCTATCCCATTCACCAATTCAATGGAGGGATTCAACGCTTTCCATGATGTAGTAAATGACCTGATGGACAAGAACAACCTTGAGATTACCCTTGTAGGTCTGGAACCCACGGGGCACTACTGGTTTAACCTTGGGCAGTATATGAATGGCAAAAATATAAAGTTTGTCATGGTTAATCCTCATCATGTACATAAGTCCAAAGAGCTTGACGATAACAGTCCGTCAAAGAATGACTGTAAAGATCCTAAGGTCATTGCTAATCTCGTAAGAGATGGCCGCTACTTCTACACATATATGCCATCAGGAATATATGCGGAACTCAGAAATGCTTCAAACCGTAGATTTACATTGGTAGAGGAGCAGATACGTTGTAAGAACAGGATTCATAAATGGATCAGCGTATATTTCCCTGAATACAAAGGAATTTATACACATATAGATGCCAAGGGAGGCATACTCCTTTTAAAGAATGCACCTACTCCGGAAGATATAATAGAGATTGGTGTTGAAGGTATCATTAAGATATGGAAGGACGCAAAACTGCGTGGAAATGGTCATAAGAAGGCCATAACCATATTTAATAGGGCTTTGAACAGTATAGGCTTTAAGGAAGGTCTTACTGAGGCCAGAATCGAAATAAAGGATCTCATAGAGGATTATGAGACACAGACAAAACGGCTTGAACAGATCAATGATCTGATCAAGAACCTCACCCTTCAGATAAAGCATGTGGATAAGTTGCTTGAGATAAAGGGTGTAGGGATAATAACAGTAGCAGGTTTTATAGCGGAAGTTGGAGATATCACGCGCTTTGATAATTCCAAAGAACTTCAGAAACTTGCTGGATTGGAACTGGTAGAAGACAGTTCTGGAAAGCATAATGGCAAGACCAAGATAAGTAAAAGAGGGCGAAAGCGCTTGAGATATCTGCTCATTCAGGCAGCCATATCGGTTATCGGAAAGAATGCAGAATTCAAGCAGATCCATAATTATTACACTACCAGAAATGACAATCCGTTAAAGAAGATGCAGTCGGTAACAGCAGTAGCCTGTAAGCTGATAAGAGTATTCCATGTAGTCCTTGTAAAAGGAGTCAGCTACGATGCATCAAAGATGCTTGAGGACATCAAGTATCCGGGAGGAGCAAAGCTTATAGCTGCATAA
- a CDS encoding IS110 family transposase: MISVGIDVSKGKSTVCILKPYGEIVCSPFEMQHVEKELDGLDSILQKLDGEIRIVMEATGVYHLPVLTYLTEKGYFVSVVNPFVMKSFAKDNNFRGVKTDKLDSIMIANYGIEKWFKLQKYEGAEEVYAELKLLGRRYRYYMELHVKALQELTHILDYVMPGIKKKFNSWNESNNKDKLSDFVEKFWHYDVITSMSLEKFTDEYLLWAKEKKYHRSRSKAEEVYELASGGIPTLSSSTPSTKMLVQEAVSVLRAIDSSLATILARMQLLAKSLPEYSTVREMGGVGDVLAPKLIAEIGDVRKLHSAKALIACAGIDPPPYESGQFVGTNRRMTKRGSSTLRKVGYEVMRVLKSHPAPKDAAVYNYIIKKENEGKCKKHAKIAGLNKFLRIYYARVTAVYK; encoded by the coding sequence ATGATTAGTGTTGGAATTGATGTATCAAAAGGAAAAAGCACTGTCTGCATACTTAAGCCGTATGGAGAAATAGTGTGCAGTCCTTTTGAAATGCAACATGTAGAGAAGGAGCTAGATGGACTCGATAGTATTCTCCAGAAGTTAGATGGTGAAATACGTATAGTCATGGAAGCAACGGGCGTCTATCACTTGCCAGTATTGACTTATCTTACAGAGAAAGGCTATTTCGTATCTGTAGTAAATCCTTTTGTGATGAAGTCATTCGCAAAGGATAACAACTTTAGGGGTGTAAAAACTGACAAACTTGATTCGATCATGATTGCTAATTATGGAATTGAAAAGTGGTTTAAGCTCCAAAAGTATGAAGGTGCCGAAGAGGTATATGCTGAGTTGAAGCTGCTAGGGCGCAGATATAGGTACTATATGGAACTCCATGTTAAGGCTTTACAAGAATTAACTCATATCCTCGATTATGTCATGCCTGGAATCAAGAAAAAGTTTAATAGCTGGAACGAATCAAACAACAAGGACAAGTTAAGCGATTTTGTGGAAAAGTTCTGGCATTATGATGTAATTACTTCCATGAGTCTTGAAAAGTTCACAGATGAGTACCTTCTCTGGGCAAAAGAAAAGAAATATCACCGGAGCAGATCCAAAGCTGAAGAAGTCTATGAATTAGCATCCGGTGGTATTCCTACACTATCTTCCAGTACCCCATCGACCAAAATGTTAGTACAGGAAGCAGTATCAGTATTAAGGGCTATAGATAGCTCCTTGGCTACTATATTAGCACGAATGCAGCTTCTTGCTAAGTCCTTACCAGAATACTCTACAGTTAGAGAAATGGGTGGTGTTGGGGATGTGCTAGCACCAAAACTAATTGCAGAAATAGGAGATGTAAGAAAACTTCATAGTGCAAAAGCTCTCATTGCCTGTGCCGGTATAGATCCACCACCTTACGAGTCAGGACAATTTGTGGGCACAAATCGAAGGATGACAAAGAGAGGGTCATCAACTTTACGAAAAGTAGGATATGAAGTAATGAGGGTACTTAAGAGTCATCCGGCACCCAAAGATGCTGCTGTATATAATTATATAATCAAGAAAGAAAATGAGGGAAAGTGCAAAAAACACGCTAAAATAGCGGGATTGAATAAATTTCTACGTATATATTATGCGAGAGTAACCGCGGTCTACAAATAA
- the larE gene encoding ATP-dependent sacrificial sulfur transferase LarE, with translation MSTNKLDDLKEYLKSLGSVAVAFSAGVDSTFLLKVAHDVLGDKAIAVTAASASFPRHEYDEADAFCKKEGIRQFIINSNELESEDYASNPKNRCYYCKHTLFSGLIDIARQNGIEYVAEGSNMDDLGDYRPGLEAVKELGVLSPLRKVGLTKAEIRSFSKELGLPTSDKPSFACLASRVPYGERITADKLKMVERAENLLAELGLVQYRVRVHGNIARIEVPAGDIAKLVDDSVRSKIVSKFKEFGFSYVTLDMQGYRTGSMNEVINTAK, from the coding sequence ATGAGTACTAATAAGTTAGACGATTTAAAAGAATATTTAAAGTCACTGGGAAGTGTGGCCGTTGCTTTTTCGGCAGGGGTTGATTCTACTTTTCTTCTAAAAGTTGCGCACGATGTGCTGGGAGATAAGGCGATAGCTGTGACTGCTGCTTCAGCTTCTTTTCCCAGACATGAGTATGATGAAGCCGATGCCTTCTGTAAAAAGGAGGGAATCAGGCAGTTTATAATTAATTCAAATGAGCTTGAGTCTGAGGACTATGCTTCAAATCCCAAGAACAGGTGCTACTACTGCAAGCACACTCTGTTCTCCGGGCTTATTGATATAGCAAGGCAAAACGGGATTGAGTATGTGGCAGAGGGTTCGAACATGGACGATCTGGGTGATTACAGGCCGGGGCTTGAGGCTGTGAAGGAGCTTGGCGTACTGAGTCCTCTTAGGAAGGTCGGTCTTACTAAGGCTGAGATAAGGTCTTTTTCCAAAGAGCTGGGTCTTCCTACTTCGGACAAGCCGTCGTTTGCATGTCTTGCCTCCAGGGTTCCGTATGGCGAGAGGATCACTGCCGATAAGCTTAAGATGGTGGAGAGGGCAGAAAACCTCTTGGCAGAGCTTGGGCTTGTGCAGTACAGGGTGCGCGTCCATGGGAATATTGCAAGGATTGAGGTCCCGGCAGGGGATATTGCAAAGCTTGTGGACGATAGTGTTCGTAGTAAGATTGTTAGTAAATTCAAGGAGTTTGGATTTTCATATGTGACTTTGGATATGCAGGGCTACAGGACTGGCAGCATGAACGAAGTTATTAATACAGCAAAATAG
- a CDS encoding acyltransferase family protein, producing the protein MRGDTKAGNSFLYMFKAIACILVIFIHCLFPGPFGKDVQALSRFAVLYFFVISGRFLLKDLPIGTDPAIIRKRMLSKISHLAVITLSLTLLYNVYSLIIAGTVGYGIKDLASQKYNLHELWLLFVFNSGKIIYDYTYDIDHLWYLYAVLYVFVLVFIFSKYAKKWSGFLSLFFTGMLFFAELLQLYYPIRPFDISIRTWYVVRNWLLEGIPFIMGGVWLDSVVNDARKSRAADAVRRVIQSCTFSTSARKNRIILHILAVAGLIMSVVEYRRFGDMTVYAGSVVTLVAVMLLGEVYGQLHNRFAVPNYLYHLGKDLSASVYYFHIMIISIISRLFYIYDGKELLSWLKPLIAVAASVIVAEVICYFKYKLNKGK; encoded by the coding sequence ATGAGGGGTGATACTAAAGCTGGTAACAGCTTTCTTTATATGTTCAAAGCTATTGCATGCATTCTGGTCATTTTCATTCATTGTCTTTTCCCGGGACCATTTGGCAAAGACGTTCAGGCATTGTCCAGATTTGCAGTGCTTTATTTTTTCGTGATATCAGGCAGATTCTTGCTCAAAGACCTACCAATCGGCACAGATCCGGCTATTATCAGAAAACGCATGCTGTCCAAGATAAGCCATCTTGCGGTGATAACGCTCTCACTTACTCTTTTGTACAATGTATATTCACTGATCATAGCAGGCACAGTAGGCTACGGGATCAAGGACCTTGCATCCCAGAAATATAACCTTCATGAGCTCTGGCTCCTGTTCGTGTTCAACTCCGGCAAGATAATCTATGACTATACATATGATATAGATCATCTTTGGTATCTGTACGCTGTCCTTTATGTATTCGTCCTCGTATTCATATTCTCAAAGTATGCCAAAAAATGGAGCGGGTTCCTTAGTCTGTTTTTTACCGGAATGCTCTTTTTCGCAGAACTACTGCAATTATATTATCCGATAAGGCCTTTTGACATCAGCATCCGCACTTGGTACGTTGTCAGAAACTGGCTCCTGGAAGGAATTCCCTTTATCATGGGCGGAGTCTGGCTTGACAGCGTAGTCAATGATGCAAGAAAGTCTAGGGCAGCAGATGCAGTGCGCCGCGTCATTCAATCCTGCACTTTCAGTACTTCTGCCCGTAAGAATCGCATCATACTTCACATTCTGGCCGTGGCAGGCCTTATCATGTCAGTTGTTGAATACAGACGATTTGGAGATATGACAGTATATGCGGGTTCTGTAGTGACCCTCGTCGCAGTCATGCTCCTTGGCGAAGTCTACGGCCAGTTACATAACAGATTCGCCGTCCCTAACTACCTATATCATCTGGGCAAAGACCTGTCCGCGTCGGTATATTATTTTCATATCATGATAATTTCTATTATAAGTAGGCTCTTCTATATATATGATGGAAAAGAACTTCTGAGCTGGCTAAAACCATTGATAGCCGTTGCAGCATCAGTGATAGTTGCGGAAGTGATCTGTTATTTCAAATATAAGCTAAATAAGGGAAAATAA
- a CDS encoding aldo/keto reductase, with product MKERYFGEKTPKLGFGLMRLPRIEGTNTIDVEQTSKMVDMFLEAGLTYFDTAFVYEGSEEATRKALVERHPRDSYTLATKLNAGYSGCKNAEDAKKELEISLERTGAGYFDYYLLHALGKGNIDKYDEYGIWDFVKEMKEKGLIKHWGFSFHDTPEFLDELLTKHPDAEFVQLQINYADWDNPTVQSRACYEVARKHGKSIVVMEPVKGGALANPPASVQEILKDAAPDMSFASWAIRYVASMDEILTVLSGMSNVAQMENNLSYMRDFKKLSEDELETIHKAQKALASVNSIPCTACHYCTKGCPMQIPIPDIFAARNKQLIWEQIEQGQADYKRVTEGRGLASACIGCGQCESACPQHIDVIERLKDCARVFE from the coding sequence ATGAAAGAAAGATATTTTGGAGAAAAAACACCCAAGCTTGGTTTTGGTCTTATGAGACTTCCAAGGATTGAGGGGACAAACACTATTGACGTCGAGCAGACCTCTAAGATGGTAGACATGTTCCTTGAAGCTGGTCTTACTTATTTTGACACAGCATTTGTATATGAGGGTTCTGAGGAAGCTACAAGGAAGGCACTTGTTGAAAGGCATCCGCGTGATAGCTACACTCTTGCAACCAAGCTTAATGCTGGCTACTCAGGATGTAAGAATGCAGAGGATGCCAAAAAAGAGCTGGAGATCAGTCTTGAAAGAACCGGCGCAGGATATTTTGACTACTATCTTCTGCACGCTCTTGGAAAGGGCAATATTGACAAGTACGACGAGTATGGTATCTGGGATTTTGTAAAAGAAATGAAGGAAAAAGGTCTTATAAAGCACTGGGGATTTTCTTTCCATGATACTCCGGAGTTTCTGGACGAGCTTCTTACAAAGCATCCTGATGCTGAATTCGTACAGCTTCAGATAAACTATGCTGACTGGGACAATCCGACTGTTCAGTCTCGTGCATGTTATGAAGTTGCAAGAAAGCATGGCAAGTCGATTGTTGTAATGGAGCCTGTCAAGGGCGGCGCTCTTGCTAATCCGCCTGCATCTGTTCAGGAGATTTTAAAAGATGCTGCGCCTGATATGTCTTTTGCTTCATGGGCTATCAGATATGTAGCTTCTATGGACGAAATCCTTACAGTTCTCTCTGGTATGTCCAATGTGGCGCAGATGGAGAACAACCTTTCTTATATGAGAGATTTTAAGAAGCTGTCTGAGGATGAGCTTGAGACTATACACAAGGCCCAGAAAGCTCTTGCATCTGTTAATTCGATTCCTTGTACAGCATGTCACTACTGCACTAAGGGATGTCCTATGCAGATTCCGATCCCGGACATCTTCGCAGCCAGGAATAAGCAGCTGATCTGGGAGCAGATTGAGCAGGGTCAGGCTGATTATAAGAGAGTTACTGAAGGACGAGGCCTGGCTTCGGCATGTATCGGATGCGGTCAGTGCGAAAGTGCTTGTCCTCAGCATATTGATGTTATTGAAAGGCTCAAGGACTGCGCTAGAGTTTTTGAATGA